From the genome of Pseudomonas yamanorum, one region includes:
- a CDS encoding non-ribosomal peptide synthetase, which translates to MNAEDSLKLARRFIGLPLEKRQMFLQALQREGVEFSRFPIPAGVEAEDRQALSYAQQRMWFLWQLDPASGAYNLPGAVRLKGALSLPAIEQAFASLVARHETLRTVFQRQADDSLLQVAAQSPLAIEQSDLSALAPAEREQAVTQAATRQALLPFDLANGPLLRVHLLKLAEQEHVLLLTLHHIVSDGWSMNVLIDEFIRCYDAHERNEQPRLPALSIQYSDYALWQRRWLEAGEQARQLEYWQARLGNEHPVLELPTDHPRPAMPSYRGTRHAFAVDARLVEQLRACAQQHQVTLFMLLLGAFNVLLHRYTGQGDIRVGVPIANRNRSEIEGLIGFFVNTQVLRTELNGQTPVDELLAAIKEAALGAQAHQDLPFERLVEALNIERSLSHTPLFQVMYNHQPQVADISTVSTASGLELSLVQGQGRTTQFDLTLDTYEQSGTLHAALTYADDLFDPATIERMARHWLRLLQGMVADPRQAVGDLPLLDEDEYQRIVHDWNPRHDSFPEAQCIHQRIAEQARQTPQALAVTFGVRELTYEQLDQQSNQLAHLLIKHGVGPEVRVGVAMVRSEALLVALLAVLKAGGAYVPLDPDYPPERVAYMLEDSRALLLLTEQAVAATLPIIPDTQVILLDDPVSLLAPWPVTEAVTAVTPDNLAYVIYTSGSTGKPKGVAIAHRNVLALIDWSQRVYSREDVQGVLASTSVCFDLSVWELFVTLAAGGSLIIARNALELPDLPARDRVRLINTVPSAIAALQRTGQIPPSVRIINLAGEPLKQTLVEALYQQPGVEHVYDLYGPSEDTTYSTYTRRTAGGQPSIGRPINHTASYLLDAQLQAVPQGVCAELYLAGAGITRGYLGRAALTAERYVPNPFSNDGERLYRTGDLVRYQDGGVLEYQGRIDHQVKVRGFRIELGEIEAQLLRQPAIRELAVLAQDSPSGQQLVAYLVPTDPRLPGDAEAQEALRETLKAALKQVLPAYMVPNHLLFLEHLPLTPNGKLDRKALPAIDSSQPARQHVEPRSDTEKTLASIWQAVLGVARVGLDDNFFELGGDSIVSMQVVSRARQAEIGLSPKDVFQHQTLRSLAQVASLRTHTAIDQGAAHGPAFLSPVQQWFFAQDIPQRQHWNQSLLLVPREPIAAAHLDAALEQLVNHHDGLRLRYQPGAEGWQQHYSGPDDASLLWQRQADSHEALAGLCDEAQRSLDLHRGPLMRALLVQMPDQTQRLLLVIHHLVVDGVSWRVLLDDLQQMYRALRDGSVPAVAGKTTSYQAWTARLQDAVPRFLPQLEDWQARLRHAPSVDLPCDNPQGALHHCLEQKVSSTLDADTTRQLLTHAPAAYRTQVNDLLLAALARVVCRWSGQGSTLVQLEGHGREDLFEGLDLTRTVGWFTSLFPVNLTPGENLPAAIKAVKEQLRAVPDKGIGYGVLRYLAEPGVGAALAALPQPRITFNYLGQFDRQFDQNALFIPSEEGSGQAQDPQAPLANWLTVEGQVYGGELSLQWGFSRDMFNVSTIQRLADDYVAELTALIDHCCRTPAGQVTPSDFPLANLTQQQLDGLPLAGPAIDDIYPLSPMQQGMLFHTLYEQGDDTYVNQLAVDVDGLEVERFRAAWQATLDAHDILRTGFIWQNGSQQPLQVVHRTVRLPLEVLDWRDAAVQDTQAFAAQDRLRGFDLSQAPLMRLTLIRLDEQRYHLVYTNHHILMDGWSNAQLLAEMLARYAGEHPLAPPVRFRQYIDWLQRQDAEASQAFWMERLGRLDGPTLLASAMARQECPGQGYAELDLLLDASSSLRLVEFAREQKVTVNTLVQAAWLLLLQRYTGQRCVTLGTTVSGRPAELPGIERQVGLFINTLPLIAEPSVEQSVGEWIQQVQALNLGLREHEHTPLYDIQRWAGSAGEALFDSIVVFENFPVAQSLQQGATGGLRFSGAQNHEHTNYPLALTVYSGDRLSLSLGYQRERFAEPSIHGLLGHLRHVLEQFVSDARQPLGAVPTLLAGEHQVMIHDWNPADTTAAALCVHQAFEAQVAARGDAPALVLDDQRLSYTALNQRANRLAHKLRELGVGPDVLVGVAVGRSLDMIIGLLAILKAGGGYVPLDPEYPAQRLGWMIEDSGLQLLLTQTALREHLPIPAGVEVLCVDTCEQWLAEYPTLDLPNLAHPDNLAYVMFTSGSTGRPKGVGINHASVARHTAVMKAVFQLTADDCVLQFGTFNFDGFVEQLYPALCEGACVVLRGGELWDSETFYQQVIRHGISVVDVTTAYWHMLARDFATQGPRSYGRLRQVHAGGEAMPPEGLLAWREAGLGHLALYNTYGPTEATVTATALDCADYVSGAAALPLVMPIGKVLDGRSIYLVDDALNPVPVGVVGELLIGGELLARGYFNRPSLSAEKFVPSPFGAGRLYRTGDLARYRADGVIEYVGRADHQVKIRGFRIELGEIEARVQEYPGVREALVMTLEGPGGLQVAAWLVPRESALVHAEAEIQSAWRDGLRQHLKALLPDYMVPTHLTLLSHMPLSPNGKLDRKALPVPDLNQGRDAYQAPVTTLQRQLAGIWEQVLQVEQVGLGDHFFELGGHSLLATRVVSCAHAEGLDTLRLRDLFECAQLAALAERLEQRRALAQPQRVLPPLVTVPRVGVLPLSLAQQRLWLVERISADSAAYNLPAALTVHGELDLQRLQRSFAQLIERHEILRTSYHEDDDGNPLVRVAEHVDLPIRVLDISSLDSQARAQAQQQWLLDCGAERIDLEQVPLLRVHLLRHGPQEHLILFAMHHIISDGWSMAVLVQELIALYGGSPEPLPPLPVQYLDYAFWQQHLLSDGWLAADTDYWRETLSGAPSHLPLPLDYPRPAQASHDGDSVELRLEAPLYEPIKALAQQLGCTPYLLMLAAFQLMLHRTCDTTDLVIGTDVAGRQQQALEGLIGFFVNVLPMRSRLTPQQPFSEYVQTLNRNALAAFEHQELPLDLIIDACAMERIKGINPLIQVLFVMNNTPSATLRVDDLVLEPLELKERHSKFEMGLFVEELGNSLVCNWSYAVALFRRERIEMMMRSWIGILEQAVQDRHTLSGEFVMSVAPPAPATEKVASKKFDKLNKFLKKGPPTAPANGPQVQFRALREGQVFPLLAQPADSGLDVIEWVRANRALVEEKLASHASILFRGFALNGIEEFEQFAEALQPGLYGNYGDLPKKDGGKNTYRSTPYPEKKMILFHNESSHQDRWPRKQMFYCELPSPVGGATPIVDCREMCRRLPTELLQKFEEKGLLYVRTFTDKLDVSWRHFFKTDDRQEVEARCLAAGIEWVWLDNDELQTRTRCPAVITHPLTGARSFFNQVQLHHIYCLDADVRDDLIGLFGIDNMPRHVYYGDGTPIEDEVMALIGELYEECAVRFDWQKGDVVLMDNMLAAHARDPFEGPRKIVVAMGDMFDRSALQASREQPLLRALEVEAGQ; encoded by the coding sequence ATGAACGCTGAAGACTCCTTGAAACTTGCTCGCCGGTTTATCGGGTTGCCCCTGGAAAAACGCCAGATGTTCCTCCAGGCGCTGCAGAGGGAAGGGGTGGAGTTCTCGCGGTTTCCGATTCCTGCAGGAGTGGAGGCCGAGGACCGGCAGGCGCTGTCCTACGCGCAGCAGCGGATGTGGTTTCTGTGGCAACTGGACCCTGCCAGTGGCGCCTATAACCTGCCGGGGGCGGTGCGGCTGAAAGGGGCGTTGAGCCTGCCGGCGATTGAGCAGGCGTTCGCCAGCCTGGTGGCCCGCCATGAGACTTTGCGCACGGTGTTCCAGCGCCAGGCGGATGATAGTCTGTTGCAAGTGGCCGCACAGTCGCCGCTGGCCATCGAGCAATCAGACCTCAGCGCCCTGGCGCCAGCCGAGCGCGAGCAGGCGGTGACACAGGCCGCCACCCGCCAGGCGCTGCTGCCCTTCGACTTGGCCAACGGCCCTTTGCTGAGGGTGCACTTGCTCAAGCTGGCCGAGCAGGAACACGTGCTGCTGCTGACCTTGCACCACATCGTTTCCGATGGCTGGTCGATGAACGTGCTGATCGACGAGTTCATTCGCTGCTATGACGCCCATGAGCGCAATGAGCAGCCGCGGTTGCCGGCCCTGTCGATCCAGTACAGCGACTACGCCCTGTGGCAGCGCCGCTGGCTGGAAGCGGGGGAGCAGGCCCGCCAGTTGGAATACTGGCAGGCGCGCCTGGGTAATGAGCATCCGGTGCTGGAACTGCCCACGGATCACCCTCGTCCGGCCATGCCCAGCTATCGCGGTACACGTCATGCCTTCGCAGTCGACGCCCGGCTGGTAGAGCAATTGCGCGCCTGTGCCCAGCAGCATCAAGTGACCCTGTTCATGCTGCTACTGGGCGCGTTCAACGTGCTGCTGCACCGCTACACCGGTCAGGGCGATATTCGGGTTGGCGTGCCGATTGCCAACCGTAACCGCAGCGAGATCGAAGGGCTGATCGGTTTCTTCGTCAACACCCAGGTACTGCGCACTGAATTGAACGGGCAAACCCCTGTCGACGAACTGCTGGCAGCCATCAAGGAAGCGGCCCTTGGCGCCCAGGCCCACCAGGACCTGCCCTTCGAACGGCTGGTGGAGGCGCTGAATATCGAGCGCAGCTTGAGCCACACACCGCTGTTCCAGGTGATGTACAACCACCAGCCACAGGTGGCGGATATTTCCACGGTCAGCACCGCGTCAGGTCTGGAACTGAGCCTGGTGCAAGGGCAAGGCCGTACTACGCAATTCGACCTGACACTGGACACCTATGAACAGTCCGGCACCCTGCATGCCGCACTGACTTACGCCGATGACCTGTTCGACCCGGCCACCATCGAGCGCATGGCGCGCCATTGGTTGCGACTGTTGCAGGGGATGGTGGCCGATCCCCGTCAAGCGGTCGGCGATTTGCCGCTGCTGGACGAAGACGAATACCAGCGCATCGTGCATGACTGGAATCCCCGTCACGACAGCTTCCCCGAGGCGCAGTGCATCCATCAGCGCATTGCCGAGCAGGCGCGGCAAACTCCGCAGGCACTGGCGGTCACCTTTGGCGTCCGTGAGCTGACCTATGAGCAACTCGATCAGCAATCCAATCAGTTAGCCCATCTGCTGATCAAGCACGGAGTGGGACCAGAGGTGCGCGTCGGCGTGGCGATGGTCCGTTCCGAGGCGTTGCTGGTGGCGCTGCTGGCAGTGCTCAAGGCCGGTGGCGCGTATGTGCCGCTGGACCCGGACTACCCGCCCGAGCGCGTGGCCTACATGCTCGAAGACAGCCGCGCCTTGCTGCTGCTGACCGAACAGGCGGTGGCGGCCACCCTGCCGATCATCCCCGATACCCAAGTGATTTTGCTCGACGATCCGGTATCGCTGCTGGCGCCATGGCCTGTCACCGAAGCGGTCACGGCGGTAACCCCGGACAACCTGGCCTATGTGATCTACACCTCGGGCTCCACCGGCAAGCCCAAGGGCGTGGCAATTGCCCATCGCAACGTGCTGGCGCTGATCGACTGGTCGCAGCGGGTCTACAGCCGTGAGGATGTGCAGGGTGTATTGGCCTCGACCTCGGTGTGTTTCGACCTGTCGGTGTGGGAACTGTTTGTGACCCTGGCCGCCGGCGGCTCGCTGATCATCGCCCGCAACGCCCTGGAGCTGCCCGACCTGCCGGCCCGCGACCGGGTTCGCTTGATCAACACGGTGCCATCGGCGATTGCCGCGCTCCAGCGCACCGGGCAGATTCCTCCCTCTGTACGCATCATCAACCTGGCCGGCGAGCCGCTGAAACAGACCTTGGTGGAGGCGCTGTATCAACAGCCTGGCGTCGAACATGTCTACGACCTTTACGGGCCCTCTGAAGACACCACCTACTCCACCTACACCCGGCGTACCGCCGGGGGCCAGCCGAGTATTGGCCGGCCCATCAACCATACCGCCAGCTACCTGCTGGATGCCCAGTTGCAGGCTGTGCCCCAGGGTGTTTGCGCCGAACTCTACCTGGCGGGCGCGGGGATCACCCGCGGCTACCTCGGACGCGCCGCGCTGACGGCCGAGCGCTATGTACCCAACCCGTTCTCCAACGATGGCGAACGTCTCTACCGCACCGGCGACCTGGTACGTTATCAGGACGGCGGCGTGCTGGAGTACCAGGGGCGCATCGACCATCAGGTCAAGGTGCGCGGCTTCCGTATCGAGCTGGGGGAAATCGAGGCGCAGCTGTTGCGCCAGCCCGCAATACGCGAGTTGGCGGTACTGGCCCAGGACAGCCCGAGCGGCCAGCAACTGGTGGCTTATCTGGTGCCCACCGACCCACGTTTGCCCGGTGATGCCGAGGCTCAGGAAGCCTTGCGCGAAACCCTCAAGGCTGCGCTCAAACAGGTGCTTCCGGCTTACATGGTGCCCAACCACTTGCTGTTCCTGGAACACTTGCCACTCACCCCCAACGGCAAACTCGACCGCAAGGCCCTGCCGGCCATCGACAGTTCACAACCGGCCCGGCAACACGTCGAGCCCCGCAGCGACACGGAAAAAACCCTCGCGTCGATCTGGCAAGCGGTGCTCGGGGTTGCGCGCGTGGGGCTGGACGACAACTTCTTCGAACTGGGCGGCGACTCGATCGTCTCCATGCAAGTGGTCAGCCGGGCACGCCAGGCCGAGATCGGCCTGAGCCCCAAGGACGTGTTCCAGCACCAGACCCTGCGTAGCCTGGCGCAAGTCGCCAGCCTGCGCACGCACACCGCCATCGACCAGGGCGCTGCCCACGGTCCGGCTTTTCTCAGCCCGGTGCAGCAGTGGTTTTTCGCCCAGGACATCCCCCAGCGTCAGCACTGGAACCAGTCGTTGTTGCTGGTGCCGCGCGAGCCGATAGCGGCGGCGCACCTGGACGCTGCGTTGGAGCAATTGGTCAACCACCATGATGGCCTGCGTCTGCGCTATCAGCCGGGTGCCGAGGGATGGCAGCAGCATTACAGCGGGCCTGACGACGCATCACTGTTATGGCAGCGTCAGGCCGACAGTCATGAGGCCCTGGCCGGCCTGTGTGACGAAGCCCAGCGCAGCCTCGATCTGCACCGCGGCCCGTTGATGCGGGCGCTGTTGGTACAGATGCCCGATCAAACCCAGCGCCTGTTGCTGGTGATCCATCACCTGGTGGTGGACGGTGTGTCCTGGCGTGTGTTGCTGGATGATTTGCAGCAGATGTATCGCGCCTTGCGGGACGGTAGCGTGCCGGCTGTGGCGGGCAAGACCACGTCCTATCAAGCCTGGACCGCTCGACTGCAAGACGCCGTTCCGCGCTTCCTGCCACAGCTTGAAGATTGGCAGGCGCGCCTTCGGCACGCTCCGTCGGTGGACTTGCCTTGCGATAATCCTCAAGGCGCCCTGCATCACTGCCTGGAGCAGAAAGTCAGTAGCACCCTGGATGCCGACACGACGCGTCAGCTCCTGACCCACGCGCCCGCCGCCTATCGCACCCAAGTCAACGACCTGCTGCTGGCGGCATTGGCACGTGTGGTGTGCCGCTGGAGCGGGCAGGGCAGCACCCTTGTTCAGCTGGAAGGCCACGGCCGCGAAGACCTGTTCGAAGGCCTGGACCTGACCCGTACCGTGGGTTGGTTCACCAGCCTGTTCCCGGTCAACCTGACGCCGGGCGAAAACCTGCCGGCCGCGATCAAAGCGGTCAAGGAGCAACTGCGTGCGGTGCCGGACAAAGGCATTGGCTACGGCGTGCTGCGCTACCTTGCCGAGCCTGGGGTCGGCGCTGCGTTAGCGGCCCTGCCGCAGCCGCGCATCACCTTTAACTACCTCGGCCAGTTTGATCGTCAGTTCGATCAGAACGCTTTGTTTATACCCTCTGAGGAGGGCAGTGGGCAGGCCCAGGATCCCCAGGCTCCGCTGGCCAATTGGCTGACCGTGGAAGGCCAGGTGTATGGCGGCGAGCTGTCGTTGCAATGGGGCTTCAGCCGCGACATGTTCAACGTGTCGACGATCCAGCGCCTGGCCGACGACTACGTCGCCGAACTCACGGCGTTGATCGACCATTGCTGCCGGACCCCTGCCGGACAGGTGACGCCGTCTGATTTCCCGCTGGCGAACCTGACCCAGCAGCAACTCGACGGGCTGCCGCTGGCCGGGCCGGCCATCGACGATATCTACCCGTTGTCACCCATGCAGCAAGGCATGCTGTTCCATACCCTCTACGAGCAGGGGGACGACACCTATGTCAATCAGTTGGCCGTTGATGTCGATGGCCTGGAGGTAGAGCGTTTTCGCGCGGCATGGCAGGCGACCCTGGATGCCCATGACATCCTGCGCACCGGTTTTATCTGGCAAAACGGCAGCCAGCAGCCGCTGCAGGTGGTGCATCGTACGGTCAGGTTGCCGCTGGAGGTCCTCGACTGGCGCGACGCCGCCGTGCAGGACACTCAGGCGTTCGCCGCACAGGATCGCCTGCGAGGCTTTGATCTGAGCCAGGCGCCGTTGATGCGCTTGACCTTGATTCGCCTGGATGAGCAGCGGTATCACCTGGTTTACACCAACCACCATATCCTGATGGACGGCTGGAGCAACGCCCAGCTCTTGGCTGAAATGCTCGCGCGGTACGCCGGCGAGCACCCACTCGCGCCTCCCGTACGCTTTCGCCAGTACATCGATTGGTTGCAACGCCAGGACGCCGAGGCCAGTCAGGCCTTCTGGATGGAGCGGTTGGGCCGGTTGGACGGGCCGACGCTGCTGGCCTCGGCCATGGCGCGCCAGGAATGCCCCGGACAGGGCTACGCTGAACTCGACCTGCTGCTGGACGCCTCGTCTTCGTTGCGCTTGGTCGAGTTTGCCCGTGAGCAGAAGGTCACCGTCAATACCCTGGTGCAGGCCGCCTGGCTGTTGCTGCTGCAGCGTTACACCGGCCAGCGCTGTGTGACCTTGGGCACCACGGTATCGGGGCGTCCGGCCGAATTGCCAGGCATCGAGCGGCAAGTCGGGCTGTTCATCAACACCTTGCCGCTGATTGCCGAGCCCTCCGTGGAGCAATCGGTGGGTGAGTGGATTCAGCAGGTCCAGGCGCTCAACCTGGGCTTGCGCGAACATGAACACACCCCGCTGTACGATATCCAGCGTTGGGCGGGTTCTGCCGGTGAAGCCCTGTTTGACAGCATAGTGGTATTCGAGAACTTCCCGGTTGCCCAGAGTTTGCAGCAAGGTGCCACTGGTGGCCTGCGCTTCAGTGGCGCGCAAAACCACGAACACACCAACTACCCGTTGGCGCTGACCGTCTACAGCGGTGATCGGCTGTCACTGAGCCTGGGCTATCAGCGCGAGCGCTTTGCCGAACCGAGTATCCACGGTTTGCTCGGCCACCTGCGCCATGTGCTGGAGCAGTTTGTCAGTGATGCCCGGCAGCCCCTTGGGGCAGTGCCGACGCTACTGGCCGGCGAGCATCAGGTCATGATTCACGATTGGAACCCCGCCGACACGACGGCTGCCGCACTGTGCGTGCATCAGGCGTTCGAGGCTCAGGTGGCGGCGCGCGGTGATGCGCCGGCGCTGGTCCTGGATGACCAGCGACTGTCGTATACGGCGCTGAACCAGCGTGCCAACCGCTTGGCGCACAAACTCCGTGAACTGGGTGTTGGCCCGGACGTTCTGGTCGGGGTTGCCGTGGGCCGTTCGCTGGACATGATCATCGGCCTGCTGGCGATTTTGAAAGCCGGCGGCGGCTATGTGCCCCTGGACCCGGAATATCCCGCCCAGCGCCTGGGCTGGATGATCGAGGACAGTGGCTTGCAGTTGTTGCTTACCCAGACTGCGCTGCGGGAACACTTGCCCATTCCGGCCGGTGTCGAGGTGTTGTGCGTGGACACCTGCGAGCAATGGCTGGCGGAATATCCCACGCTGGACCTGCCGAACCTGGCTCATCCGGATAACCTCGCTTACGTCATGTTCACCTCGGGCTCCACCGGCCGGCCCAAGGGCGTGGGGATCAACCATGCTTCAGTGGCGCGGCACACCGCGGTCATGAAAGCGGTGTTCCAGTTGACCGCCGACGACTGTGTCTTGCAGTTCGGTACCTTCAACTTTGACGGGTTTGTCGAACAGCTTTACCCGGCGTTGTGCGAAGGCGCGTGTGTGGTGCTGCGTGGTGGTGAGCTGTGGGACAGCGAGACGTTCTACCAGCAGGTCATTCGCCATGGCATCAGTGTGGTCGACGTGACCACGGCCTATTGGCACATGCTGGCCCGCGATTTCGCCACTCAGGGGCCCCGCAGCTACGGGCGTTTGCGCCAGGTACACGCCGGCGGAGAAGCGATGCCGCCGGAAGGCTTGCTGGCCTGGCGAGAAGCTGGCCTGGGGCATTTGGCGCTGTACAACACCTACGGTCCTACCGAGGCAACCGTCACCGCCACGGCACTGGACTGTGCGGACTATGTTTCCGGCGCTGCGGCCTTGCCCCTGGTGATGCCCATTGGCAAGGTGCTCGACGGACGCTCGATTTACCTGGTGGATGACGCCCTCAATCCGGTGCCGGTGGGCGTGGTTGGTGAGTTGTTGATCGGCGGAGAGTTGCTGGCGCGTGGCTATTTCAACCGCCCGTCCTTGAGTGCTGAGAAGTTTGTACCGAGCCCATTCGGAGCTGGCCGTCTGTACCGTACCGGCGACCTGGCGCGCTATCGCGCGGACGGGGTGATCGAGTACGTCGGTCGCGCCGACCATCAGGTGAAAATTCGCGGGTTCCGTATTGAACTCGGCGAAATCGAAGCGCGGGTGCAGGAATACCCCGGCGTGCGCGAGGCGTTGGTGATGACCCTGGAAGGCCCCGGTGGTTTGCAGGTCGCGGCGTGGCTGGTGCCTCGCGAATCAGCGCTGGTGCATGCCGAGGCGGAGATACAGAGCGCCTGGCGCGATGGGCTGCGTCAGCATCTCAAGGCTTTGCTGCCTGATTACATGGTGCCCACACACCTGACGCTGTTGTCACATATGCCGTTGAGCCCCAATGGCAAGTTGGACCGCAAGGCCCTGCCAGTGCCGGACCTGAATCAGGGGCGCGATGCGTACCAGGCTCCGGTCACGACCCTGCAACGGCAGTTGGCGGGTATCTGGGAGCAGGTCTTGCAGGTTGAGCAAGTGGGCCTGGGGGATCACTTCTTCGAGCTGGGCGGGCACTCGCTGTTGGCCACGCGGGTAGTGTCCTGTGCACATGCCGAAGGGCTCGACACCCTGCGTCTGCGCGACCTGTTTGAATGTGCGCAACTGGCGGCCCTGGCTGAACGCCTGGAGCAGCGTCGCGCCCTGGCCCAACCCCAACGGGTATTACCGCCCCTGGTGACGGTGCCCCGAGTGGGGGTGTTGCCGCTTTCCCTGGCGCAGCAGCGGTTGTGGCTGGTTGAGCGTATTTCCGCAGACAGCGCGGCCTATAACTTGCCCGCAGCGCTGACCGTACACGGCGAACTGGACCTGCAACGCTTGCAGCGCAGCTTTGCGCAATTGATCGAACGCCACGAGATTCTGCGTACCAGCTATCACGAAGACGACGACGGTAACCCGCTGGTGCGGGTGGCCGAACACGTCGATTTGCCGATTCGCGTGCTCGACATCAGCAGCCTGGATTCCCAGGCACGTGCGCAGGCACAGCAGCAATGGCTGCTTGACTGCGGCGCCGAACGTATCGACCTGGAACAGGTGCCGTTGCTGCGGGTGCACTTGTTGCGGCATGGCCCACAGGAGCACCTGATTCTGTTCGCGATGCACCACATCATCTCCGATGGTTGGTCGATGGCGGTGCTGGTGCAGGAGTTGATTGCGCTGTACGGCGGCAGCCCGGAACCGTTGCCGCCTTTACCCGTGCAATACCTCGACTATGCCTTCTGGCAGCAGCACCTGCTGAGTGATGGTTGGCTTGCGGCAGACACCGACTACTGGCGGGAAACCCTGAGCGGTGCACCTTCACACCTGCCGTTGCCCCTGGATTACCCACGGCCTGCCCAAGCGAGCCATGACGGTGACAGCGTGGAACTGCGCCTCGAAGCGCCGCTCTACGAACCGATCAAGGCGCTGGCCCAGCAGTTGGGGTGCACCCCGTACCTGTTGATGCTGGCTGCGTTCCAACTGATGTTGCACCGCACCTGTGACACCACCGACCTGGTGATTGGCACGGACGTGGCGGGGCGTCAGCAACAGGCCCTGGAAGGGTTGATCGGCTTCTTCGTCAACGTCTTGCCGATGCGCTCGCGCCTGACACCGCAGCAGCCTTTCAGCGAGTACGTGCAGACGCTTAACCGCAACGCGTTGGCCGCGTTCGAGCATCAGGAACTGCCGCTCGACCTGATCATCGACGCCTGCGCCATGGAACGTATCAAAGGTATCAATCCGCTGATTCAGGTGTTGTTTGTGATGAACAACACGCCCAGTGCGACCTTGCGGGTCGACGACCTGGTGCTGGAACCACTGGAACTAAAAGAGCGCCACTCGAAATTCGAGATGGGCCTGTTCGTTGAAGAGCTTGGAAATAGCCTTGTTTGTAATTGGTCGTACGCCGTCGCCCTGTTCCGGCGCGAACGCATCGAAATGATGATGCGCAGCTGGATCGGCATTCTTGAGCAGGCGGTGCAGGACCGACACACACTGTCCGGAGAATTCGTCATGTCTGTTGCACCACCAGCGCCTGCCACGGAAAAGGTCGCGAGCAAGAAGTTCGACAAGCTCAATAAGTTCCTCAAGAAGGGGCCACCAACGGCGCCGGCCAACGGGCCTCAGGTGCAATTTCGCGCGTTACGCGAAGGCCAGGTTTTCCCGCTGCTGGCACAGCCTGCGGACAGTGGCCTGGACGTTATCGAATGGGTGAGAGCCAACCGGGCCCTGGTCGAGGAAAAGCTGGCCAGCCATGCGAGCATTCTGTTCCGTGGTTTTGCATTGAACGGCATCGAGGAATTCGAGCAGTTTGCCGAAGCCTTGCAGCCGGGGCTTTACGGCAACTATGGCGACCTGCCGAAAAAGGACGGGGGCAAGAACACTTACCGCTCCACGCCGTACCCGGAAAAGAAAATGATCCTGTTCCACAACGAGAGTTCGCACCAGGACCGTTGGCCGCGCAAGCAAATGTTTTATTGCGAGCTGCCGTCGCCGGTGGGCGGTGCCACGCCGATTGTCGATTGCCGGGAGATGTGCCGCCGGTTGCCGACCGAACTGCTGCAAAAGTTCGAAGAAAAAGGCCTGCTGTATGTGCGCACTTTCACCGACAAGCTCGACGTGTCGTGGCGGCATTTCTTCAAGACTGACGACCGCCAGGAGGTTGAGGCCCGCTGCCTGGCAGCCGGTATCGAATGGGTGTGGCTGGACAACGATGAGTTGCAGACGCGCACGCGTTGCCCTGCGGTCATCACCCACCCGCTGACAGGGGCGCGCTCATTCTTCAATCAGGTGCAGTTGCACCATATCTATTGTCTGGACGCGGATGTGCGCGACGACCTGATCGGCCTGTTCGGCATCGACAACATGCCCCGGCATGTCTATTACGGCGATGGCACTCCAATTGAAGATGAGGTCATGGCGTTGATCGGTGAGCTTTACGAGGAATGTGCGGTGCGCTTCGACTGGCAAAAAGGCGATGTGGTGTTGATGGACAATATGCTTGCAGCGCATGCCCGTGACCCGTTCGAAGGCCCACGCAAGATCGTCGTGGCGATGGGCGACATGTTCGATCGTTCAGCGCTGCAAGCATCCCGGGAGCAACCGTTGCTTCGGGCACTGGAAGTGGAGGCCGGACAATGA